From Candidatus Methylomirabilota bacterium, one genomic window encodes:
- a CDS encoding nitronate monooxygenase: ICDFLGIQYPICQAGMGYVARSALAAAVSAAGGLGVIAAANLSPRELREEIKKVRDQTDKPFGVDILFASVRVGGSEAQQFTDTVRAWADITVEEKVPVMVAGLGNPGPVTAQAHRQDMKVMALCGNVKQALDHAANGVDVVIAQGHEAGGHTGRIAGLVLIPSVVDALAPRPVLAAGGMADGRGIAAALALGAQGVWLGTRFIATPEAYCHDNYKQRVVALDEEGTVVTRAASGKPCRLIRNNFTREWEKREAEIQPFPVQAARVGRDAGILAREKGDVDNGNAPCGQSAGLIHEIVPAGEVVRRLVAEAEEVLARMGR; the protein is encoded by the coding sequence GATCTGCGATTTCCTCGGCATTCAGTACCCGATCTGCCAGGCGGGTATGGGCTATGTGGCCCGCTCGGCGCTCGCCGCCGCCGTCTCCGCCGCGGGCGGCCTCGGGGTCATCGCCGCCGCCAATCTCTCCCCACGCGAGCTGCGCGAGGAGATCAAGAAGGTCCGCGACCAGACGGACAAGCCCTTCGGCGTGGACATCCTGTTCGCGAGCGTGCGGGTGGGTGGCAGCGAGGCGCAGCAGTTCACCGACACCGTGCGCGCATGGGCCGATATCACGGTCGAGGAAAAGGTGCCGGTCATGGTGGCCGGCCTCGGCAATCCGGGTCCGGTGACCGCGCAGGCGCACCGCCAGGATATGAAGGTGATGGCCCTCTGCGGCAACGTGAAGCAAGCCCTCGATCACGCGGCCAACGGCGTGGACGTGGTGATCGCGCAGGGCCACGAGGCGGGTGGCCATACCGGCCGCATCGCGGGCCTGGTGCTGATTCCCTCGGTCGTGGACGCGCTCGCTCCGCGGCCGGTGCTGGCGGCGGGCGGCATGGCCGACGGCCGGGGTATCGCGGCCGCGCTGGCGCTCGGCGCGCAGGGGGTGTGGCTGGGCACCCGCTTCATCGCCACGCCCGAGGCCTACTGCCATGACAACTACAAGCAGCGCGTGGTCGCGCTCGACGAGGAAGGCACGGTCGTGACGCGCGCCGCCTCCGGCAAGCCCTGCCGCCTGATCCGCAACAATTTCACGCGCGAGTGGGAGAAACGCGAGGCGGAGATCCAGCCGTTTCCGGTGCAGGCCGCGCGGGTGGGCCGCGACGCGGGGATCCTCGCCCGCGAGAAGGGCGACGTGGACAACGGCAACGCGCCCTGCGGGCAGTCGGCGGGGTTGATTCACGAGATCGTGCCGGCCGGCGAGGTGGTGCGCCGGCTGGTCGCCGAAGCCGAGGAGGTGCTGGCCCGCATGGGCCGGTGA